In Sphingomonas psychrotolerans, the following proteins share a genomic window:
- a CDS encoding autotransporter domain-containing protein: MNARISNLARTSPRRRTVSRLAALATSASLAAIASPAYAQCVEGPPANFTCAGATDVPQIIVTDDATVTTVPGFSIDASGNGNGLALQVSGDGLISFEGPGELIGSGVRFSTTGSSAASAGELLVSSNGNILANGAIGLGLDNAGGGATSVHWQGSIVNSGGHGIYAGSSPGAGDLVLVINEVTARGDGVWAQYNSDESVMITALGPVIGRDGVGVRIDAGASAASVELNVTDATGGTDGIAINNMGTNITTIDAGGVVTGLSGAGIIVETGTDALTVAVHAAQVNGQTAGIQVSNNGVRDTDIIATGQVAATTSAGINAINGSSARDISIAAADVVGLLGVNASNGGTGSTTLVTTGTVVGFGSDGIRATASVDATNILVDAHNVEGDRVGISVHNDGTGTTAVRASGTVVGQNADGIDVITTQSFQGTTVDAVNVTGYNGIYVDNNGGGSNHVTATGTVTGNGATGDGILVNNQTGGADIRVAAVDVSGGRRGISVENYGTETLIATTGLVTGGESGIFALNGVATTDLTIRTASVRGEDQGILTEHFGTGRTVILAGGPVTGVNGAGILVNADGAGAVDVIAGDVTGGSRGISIFNSGTGTTRVDASGTVTGLGAAGLAIRNSGSATGIEVRAAAVNGQTLGIEAENFGSGNTTIAATGFVAGATNAGVRAHNSLGAADISITASDVAGAIGILATSDGTGATSVVSSGAVVGFGHDAIHVSTAATTTNVLVDVFDAEGLQSGIQIDNLGTGTTTVHSSGTVTGQVFSGIQIETGTSAQDVIVDAVNVTGTSGINVRNFGTGSASVGATGAVTGTEADAAGIVVVGGTGSLDLRVSAVTVEGGAVGIDTSNQGSGQTFIATTGQVKGGDSGIVARNGLGATDLTILATDVWGASNGIVAENLGSGDMDVTATGNVFALDQMGIRLSAGAGSGDVTLKVGSTIGDLNGVSIVNAGLGETRVRIDGVARGGTNAIEVFSSAGQDVTIVNNGTVRNMSGQSADEAIRATGGSTGIGNTGTLLGTLAISGGSSVVANTGSWRSIGGVSSFGTADDQLFNTATGTIVGGLLSGAAESTVWQGLERFQNNGVLKLQDGGVGDILQTSAATTFANGSVLNVDIAGTSGADSFRTTGTVAIDAGSRLQAVTTQPLVLHGKYVVVQADGGLTGQFAFEDKLLTAFAGLRDGYTPTSAFLEFAQLKALAGAGLTPNQKAAAGGADSLPDGNALKDALLLLPTDAAAQAAFDQLSGEIHPSARNAMVEDSRLIRGAVLGRLADGEGSGLWGRLFAASGISDGDSNAAALDRDTKGGVLGLDRSLGPVTVGVAGGWSDTSLRIARRDSNGSIESIHGVVYAGGRFGPFGLRGGAGYARTSTETTRRIAFAAISATPTADYHGSVLQGFVEAGYRVPLGGGHVEPFASLTAIRAKTDAFTEADGPAALSGTAISEKTMSTMLGARFETSPAGAFSLRGTAGWRHAWGDLDPAGRHAFAGGTPFTVLGAAGSKNAGVFDVEARYRISPSVTLSVGYNGVLGARNADHAITGAFKIVF, from the coding sequence ATGAACGCTCGGATCTCGAACCTCGCTCGCACCAGTCCACGCCGCAGGACCGTGTCGCGGCTCGCAGCACTCGCCACCTCAGCAAGCCTCGCAGCGATCGCATCGCCAGCGTACGCCCAGTGCGTCGAAGGCCCGCCGGCCAACTTCACCTGCGCAGGCGCGACCGACGTCCCGCAGATAATCGTTACCGATGATGCGACGGTGACCACCGTTCCCGGCTTTTCGATCGACGCCAGCGGCAATGGCAATGGCCTCGCCTTGCAGGTCTCCGGCGACGGGCTGATCAGCTTCGAAGGCCCGGGCGAACTCATCGGCTCGGGCGTGCGCTTCTCGACCACCGGAAGCAGCGCCGCATCCGCCGGAGAACTTCTGGTATCCTCGAACGGCAACATCCTGGCCAATGGCGCCATCGGACTTGGTCTCGACAATGCCGGCGGCGGCGCCACCTCCGTCCATTGGCAGGGGTCGATCGTGAACAGCGGCGGCCACGGCATATATGCCGGCAGCTCGCCTGGCGCAGGGGACCTCGTTCTGGTCATCAATGAGGTGACCGCCCGCGGTGACGGTGTCTGGGCACAGTATAATTCGGATGAATCGGTCATGATCACCGCCCTCGGCCCGGTCATTGGACGCGACGGCGTGGGCGTGCGGATTGATGCCGGCGCGTCAGCTGCGAGCGTCGAACTGAATGTGACCGACGCAACTGGCGGCACCGACGGCATCGCAATCAACAACATGGGCACGAACATCACCACAATCGACGCCGGCGGGGTGGTCACAGGGCTCAGCGGGGCAGGCATCATTGTAGAAACCGGCACAGACGCCCTCACGGTTGCAGTTCATGCGGCGCAGGTGAACGGCCAGACCGCCGGCATCCAGGTCAGCAACAACGGGGTTCGAGACACCGATATCATTGCGACCGGCCAGGTGGCCGCCACCACTTCGGCAGGCATAAACGCCATCAACGGGAGCAGCGCCCGGGACATCTCGATCGCAGCCGCCGACGTCGTGGGTTTGCTGGGCGTCAATGCATCCAACGGGGGAACCGGTTCGACCACACTGGTCACGACCGGTACTGTCGTCGGTTTCGGATCGGACGGAATTCGCGCAACCGCCAGCGTCGATGCGACCAACATCTTGGTGGACGCTCATAATGTCGAGGGCGATCGCGTCGGAATCTCGGTGCACAATGATGGAACCGGCACAACCGCAGTCCGCGCCAGCGGAACCGTGGTGGGTCAGAACGCCGACGGGATTGACGTCATCACGACGCAGTCCTTTCAGGGCACTACGGTGGATGCGGTCAACGTCACCGGCTATAACGGAATCTACGTTGACAATAATGGCGGCGGTTCCAACCATGTAACCGCTACGGGCACGGTCACCGGCAACGGCGCGACCGGAGACGGCATTCTGGTCAACAACCAGACTGGTGGAGCCGATATCCGCGTTGCGGCAGTCGACGTGTCGGGTGGGCGACGCGGCATCAGCGTCGAAAACTACGGCACCGAGACTTTGATCGCGACGACGGGTCTGGTCACCGGCGGCGAATCCGGCATCTTTGCGTTGAATGGCGTTGCCACGACCGACCTGACAATTCGCACTGCCAGCGTGCGTGGCGAGGATCAGGGAATTCTCACCGAACATTTCGGAACGGGCCGAACGGTGATCCTTGCAGGTGGTCCGGTGACCGGCGTCAACGGCGCGGGAATTCTCGTCAATGCGGATGGTGCCGGCGCGGTGGATGTGATTGCCGGGGACGTAACCGGAGGAAGCCGTGGCATTTCGATCTTCAACTCCGGCACGGGCACCACGAGGGTCGATGCAAGCGGCACAGTGACCGGCCTGGGCGCGGCCGGGCTCGCGATCAGGAATAGCGGCAGCGCCACGGGAATCGAGGTTCGGGCCGCTGCCGTGAACGGGCAAACGCTCGGCATCGAGGCGGAGAATTTCGGATCCGGCAACACGACCATCGCCGCCACAGGTTTCGTGGCGGGAGCTACCAACGCGGGCGTAAGAGCCCATAACAGCCTCGGCGCGGCCGATATCTCGATCACGGCGAGCGATGTCGCCGGAGCGATCGGTATCCTCGCCACCAGCGACGGCACCGGGGCGACCAGCGTTGTGTCGAGCGGCGCCGTCGTGGGCTTTGGCCATGACGCCATTCACGTCAGCACCGCGGCCACCACCACCAATGTGCTCGTCGACGTGTTCGATGCGGAAGGCCTCCAGTCGGGAATCCAGATCGACAATCTCGGAACCGGCACGACAACCGTCCATTCCAGCGGCACCGTTACAGGTCAGGTCTTCAGCGGGATCCAGATCGAGACGGGCACCTCTGCGCAGGATGTGATCGTCGATGCTGTGAACGTGACCGGGACGTCCGGCATCAATGTGCGGAACTTCGGCACCGGTTCGGCCAGCGTCGGCGCCACCGGCGCCGTCACGGGCACTGAGGCGGACGCCGCAGGCATAGTGGTGGTCGGCGGCACCGGATCGTTGGACCTCCGCGTTTCAGCCGTGACGGTCGAAGGCGGCGCCGTTGGCATCGATACGAGCAATCAGGGCAGCGGCCAGACGTTCATTGCCACTACCGGACAGGTCAAGGGCGGCGACTCCGGCATCGTCGCTCGCAATGGCCTTGGCGCTACTGATCTGACGATCCTCGCAACCGATGTTTGGGGCGCCAGCAACGGAATCGTCGCCGAGAATCTCGGCAGCGGCGACATGGATGTGACCGCGACGGGCAATGTTTTCGCGCTGGATCAGATGGGCATCCGCCTTTCGGCCGGCGCAGGTTCGGGCGATGTCACTCTCAAGGTGGGCAGCACGATCGGCGACTTGAACGGCGTTTCGATCGTCAACGCCGGGCTAGGCGAGACGCGAGTCCGCATCGACGGCGTCGCGCGGGGCGGAACGAACGCGATCGAGGTCTTTTCCAGTGCTGGCCAGGACGTGACCATCGTCAACAACGGTACCGTACGGAACATGTCGGGCCAAAGCGCCGACGAAGCAATCCGCGCCACTGGCGGATCGACCGGTATCGGCAATACCGGCACACTGTTGGGTACGCTCGCCATTTCGGGTGGCAGCAGCGTCGTGGCCAATACCGGAAGCTGGCGGAGCATCGGCGGGGTCAGCAGCTTCGGCACGGCCGACGACCAGCTGTTCAACACCGCGACGGGCACGATCGTCGGCGGATTGCTGTCGGGAGCGGCGGAATCAACTGTTTGGCAGGGGCTCGAGCGTTTCCAGAACAATGGCGTGCTCAAGCTTCAGGACGGCGGCGTCGGCGACATCCTCCAGACCTCGGCAGCCACCACCTTCGCCAACGGGTCGGTGCTGAACGTCGACATTGCCGGAACGAGCGGCGCGGACAGTTTCCGCACCACCGGGACGGTCGCGATCGACGCCGGCAGCCGACTGCAGGCAGTTACTACCCAACCGCTGGTGCTCCACGGAAAATATGTCGTGGTGCAGGCCGATGGGGGGCTGACCGGCCAGTTCGCCTTCGAGGACAAGCTGCTGACGGCGTTTGCGGGACTGCGCGACGGCTATACGCCAACCTCGGCGTTTCTCGAATTCGCCCAGCTCAAGGCTCTCGCGGGCGCCGGGCTCACGCCCAACCAGAAGGCAGCAGCGGGCGGGGCTGACAGTCTGCCCGACGGCAATGCGCTGAAGGACGCGCTACTGTTGCTGCCCACTGACGCCGCGGCACAGGCGGCCTTCGATCAGCTCTCCGGCGAGATCCACCCCTCCGCGCGCAACGCCATGGTCGAGGACAGCCGGCTGATTCGGGGCGCCGTGCTCGGCCGTCTGGCCGATGGCGAGGGTTCGGGGCTGTGGGGACGATTGTTCGCCGCTTCGGGGATCAGCGACGGCGACTCTAACGCCGCCGCTCTCGATCGCGATACGAAGGGAGGCGTGCTCGGACTAGATCGCAGCTTGGGTCCGGTGACCGTCGGGGTGGCGGGAGGCTGGTCCGACACCAGTCTCCGCATCGCGCGCCGCGACAGCAACGGCTCGATCGAGAGCATCCATGGTGTGGTATATGCCGGGGGGCGCTTCGGGCCGTTCGGGCTGCGTGGCGGGGCCGGCTATGCCCGTACCTCCACCGAGACCACGCGCCGGATCGCCTTTGCGGCGATCAGCGCGACACCGACTGCCGATTATCACGGCTCGGTGCTGCAGGGCTTTGTCGAGGCGGGCTATCGAGTGCCGCTGGGGGGCGGGCATGTCGAGCCGTTCGCCAGCCTGACCGCGATCCGCGCGAAGACCGATGCCTTCACCGAGGCCGACGGCCCGGCGGCGCTGTCGGGCACTGCGATTAGCGAAAAGACGATGAGCACGATGTTGGGCGCTCGCTTCGAGACCAGTCCGGCCGGCGCCTTCTCGTTGCGCGGCACCGCAGGTTGGCGCCATGCCTGGGGCGATCTCGACCCGGCCGGCCGCCACGCTTTTGCCGGCGGCACTCCTTTTACTGTCCTCGGTGCCGCAGGATCGAAGAATGCAGGCGTGTTCGACGTCGAGGCGCGCTATCGGATCTCCCCGAGCGTCACGCTGAGTGTCGGCTATAACGGCGTCCTCGGCGCCCGAAATGCCGACCACGCAATCACCGGGGCCTTCAAGATCGTCTTCTGA